From a single Rhabdothermincola sediminis genomic region:
- a CDS encoding HelD family protein — protein MTVHPDLEAEQAYIDHAYECLEATRQAASRMTTMVEVGRGGTEQARFERDVIWDTMVHRLAQLDLGEAALCFGRIDFEPGARNGDSGTYHIGRIAVADADQEPVIVDWRAPVAEPFYRATGREPMGLRRRRHFATRGRKLLGIEDELFGDALDALGLAEDRGGGEARISGYGALISALETARTGRLSDIVATIQGEQDEVIRAEMPGVLVVQGGPGTGKTVVALHRAAYLLYTYRFPLEGQGVLVIGPNRLFLGYIEQVLPSLGEAGVELAVLADLVPDVRINAYDTGVAARVKGDLRAATLLARAIRDRERPLRDDLIVPYGVQRLVLDRRTSRRIVDEARRRYRRHNPARRFVEAEVFAALAASGRGNLPVAEVRERVRHEPRVREALEWMWPVLTPPQLLHDLFGSKALLRSAGRGLLTDEEIDALHRERSDRIEHVVFTHDDAPLLDEARELLGPRPRRKRAGEAPTDDEIRTYGHIVVDEAQDLSPMQLRMLSRRSLNGSMTIVGDIAQATGQWAHASWDEVLEHLPAKHPARRAELTLGYRLPAPNMALAARVLREAAPELQPPRSIREDGSPPRIIRSGSPASLLGDVVDATREELDAVDPGQVAVICPSSLVEQVSDALDAAGLEHGRATRHGFDQQITVVPVSLVKGLELDATVVVEPAAIVDEEAQGPRALYVALTRATKRLALVHHRALPSTLRE, from the coding sequence ATGACCGTTCATCCCGATCTCGAGGCTGAGCAGGCGTACATCGACCACGCGTACGAGTGCCTCGAAGCCACCCGCCAGGCCGCTTCCCGGATGACGACCATGGTCGAGGTGGGCCGCGGGGGCACTGAGCAGGCCCGCTTCGAGCGCGACGTGATCTGGGACACGATGGTCCACCGGCTCGCGCAACTGGATCTGGGCGAGGCCGCGCTGTGCTTCGGCCGCATCGACTTCGAGCCCGGGGCCCGCAACGGCGACTCGGGCACCTACCACATCGGTCGCATCGCGGTGGCCGACGCCGACCAGGAGCCGGTCATCGTCGACTGGCGGGCCCCCGTGGCAGAGCCCTTCTACCGGGCCACCGGCCGGGAGCCGATGGGGTTGCGGCGCAGGCGCCACTTCGCCACCCGGGGCCGCAAGCTGCTCGGCATCGAGGACGAGCTGTTCGGTGACGCGCTCGACGCGCTGGGCCTGGCCGAGGACCGGGGCGGGGGTGAGGCCCGGATCAGCGGCTACGGCGCGCTCATCTCGGCGCTCGAGACCGCCCGCACCGGGCGCCTCTCCGACATCGTCGCCACCATCCAGGGCGAGCAGGACGAGGTGATCCGGGCCGAGATGCCAGGGGTGCTGGTGGTGCAGGGCGGTCCCGGCACGGGCAAGACGGTGGTGGCGCTGCACCGGGCCGCCTACCTCCTGTACACCTACCGCTTCCCGCTGGAGGGCCAGGGGGTGCTCGTGATCGGGCCGAACCGCCTGTTCCTCGGCTACATCGAGCAGGTCCTGCCTTCGCTCGGTGAGGCCGGGGTCGAGCTGGCGGTGCTCGCCGATCTGGTGCCCGACGTGCGCATCAACGCCTACGACACCGGTGTGGCCGCCCGGGTCAAGGGCGACCTGCGAGCAGCCACGCTGCTGGCACGGGCCATCCGCGATCGGGAACGCCCCTTGCGCGACGACCTGATCGTGCCCTACGGGGTGCAGCGTCTGGTGCTCGACCGGAGAACCAGCCGCCGGATCGTCGACGAGGCCCGCCGCCGCTACCGGCGCCACAACCCGGCGCGCCGGTTCGTGGAGGCCGAGGTCTTCGCGGCGCTGGCGGCCAGTGGCCGGGGCAACCTGCCCGTGGCCGAGGTTCGCGAGCGTGTCCGCCACGAGCCGCGGGTCCGGGAGGCTCTCGAGTGGATGTGGCCGGTGCTCACCCCTCCCCAGTTGCTCCACGACCTGTTCGGGTCGAAGGCCCTGCTGCGCAGCGCCGGCCGGGGCCTGCTCACCGACGAGGAGATCGACGCGCTGCACCGCGAGCGCTCCGATCGGATCGAGCACGTCGTGTTCACCCACGACGACGCGCCGTTGCTCGACGAGGCCCGTGAGCTGCTCGGCCCCCGCCCCCGCCGGAAGCGGGCGGGTGAGGCGCCCACCGACGACGAGATCCGCACGTACGGCCACATCGTCGTCGACGAGGCGCAGGACCTCTCGCCGATGCAGTTGCGCATGCTGTCGCGGCGCTCGCTGAACGGTTCGATGACCATCGTGGGCGACATCGCGCAGGCCACCGGGCAGTGGGCGCACGCCAGCTGGGACGAGGTCCTCGAGCACCTGCCGGCCAAGCATCCGGCCCGCCGGGCCGAGCTCACGCTCGGATACCGACTGCCCGCGCCGAACATGGCCCTCGCCGCGCGGGTGCTGCGCGAGGCCGCGCCCGAACTGCAGCCACCTCGGTCCATCCGCGAGGACGGCTCCCCACCTCGCATCATCCGATCCGGCTCGCCCGCCTCGCTGCTGGGCGACGTCGTCGACGCCACTCGCGAGGAGCTCGATGCCGTCGATCCCGGACAGGTGGCGGTGATCTGCCCGTCGTCACTGGTCGAGCAGGTGAGCGACGCCCTCGATGCGGCCGGCCTGGAGCACGGTCGCGCCACCCGGCACGGGTTCGACCAGCAGATCACGGTGGTGCCGGTGAGCCTGGTCAAAGGTCTCGAGCTCGATGCCACCGTGGTGGTGGAGCCCGCCGCGATCGTGGACGAGGAGGCGCAAGGTCCGCGGGCGTTGTACGTCGCGCTCACCCGGGCCACCAAGCGTCTGGCGCTCGTGCACCATCGCGCCCTGCCTTCCACACTGAGGGAGTAG